One region of Eupeodes corollae chromosome 1, idEupCoro1.1, whole genome shotgun sequence genomic DNA includes:
- the LOC129940017 gene encoding chorion peroxidase, with amino-acid sequence MSTSTETTPLTAAAAMAAAPPTGPSYVFPGVPSRSRRSQMRRFQCCMWTVFLGMIILALVIATNFSSYDPYTNSSTVHLLVDSDDLPMNSSDLFLLLMDIIDPIPDEEVIDWKFPAINASLQAEAEEFAVRALGDRELFEETISLTPVNTPAYRHYRSISTTPESRKLARRGYVEYHATLLIAKKFNYTKRPGRSNIGNGPRINLNDPTHFVKCDPKEKYRRANGTCNNKRNPRYYGAAYIPYRRQVAPDYGDGISAPRKSHTQKELPSARQVSLQVHRASYPTDSNFTVMLAVFGQFLDHDITATALTTSQDGESINCCTVPLSTHPECFPVPLERSDPFYTLYNATCMNFVRSAAAPTGIYGPRQQLNQATSFIDGSVVYGNSEQRQMSLRTRRNGTLRMYITHDGRELLPLSTNPDDGCNQEEMNSVGKYCFESGDDRSNENLLLTSMHLLFARHHNYLARGLQAVNPHWNDETVFQEARKIIGAQMQHITYNEFLPILLGKKLATKIGITSDPRSNVDTYDPKVDASIANNFASAAFRFAHTLLPSLFQATKDNSTQGSIELHKMLFNPYSLWAERGIDKAIELSVNNPVSRVDRFFSIELTEKLFEGTTTAEDRIPICGLDLVSLNIQRGRDHGLPSYPVFRKHCGFPSIKTWKDMEASIEPESLKSIREIYATPDDVDFYTGALSEPPIEGSIFGPVLTCIVSDQFLRIKKGDSHWYERKVGPQIFTPRQLKEIYKTKLARIICRNSDAIDRTRVLVMERRPSEENIFANCTELRNFNFSPWKEKIRSTNLTAVAFSNSETLIRVMTVVNSTMPPNFKL; translated from the exons ATGTCCACCTCGACTGAAACCACACCATTAACGGCAGCTGCAGCAATGGCAGCCGCACCTCCAACTGGTCCATCGTATGTTTTCCCTGGAGTCCCTTCACGTTCTCGCAGAAGTCAAATGAGGAGATTCCAATGTTGCATGTGGACGGTATTTCT TGGCATGATTATTCTAGCCCTAGTCATTGCAACAAATTTCAGTAGCTATGATCCGTATACGAACTCATCAACAGTGCATTTACTTGTTGACTCGGATGATCTCCCTATGAATTCGTCAGACTTGTTCCTACTGTTAATGGATATAATCGACCCTATACCGGATGAGGAAGTTATTGATTGGAAGTTTCCAGCAATAAATGCCTCCCTCCAAGCTGAAGCTGAAGAATTTGCTGTGAGAGCACTGGGAGACCGTGAACTTTTTGAGGAAACAATTTCTCTAACTCCGGTCAATACTCCAGCATATCGTCATTATCGTTCCATTAGCACAACCCCTGAATCAAGGAAGCTAGCACGACGTGGTTATGTTGAATATCATGCTACACTGTTAATAGCAAAGAAGTTCAACTACACCAAGCGACCGGGCAGAAGCAACATCGGAAATGGACCTCGGATCAATCTCAATGATCCCACCCATTTTGTCAAGTGTGATCCGAAAGAGAAATATCGTCGAGCGAACGGCACATGTAATAATAAACGTAATCCAAGGTATTATGGAGCGGCTTACATTCCCTATCGGCGACAGGTTGCTCCAGACTACGGTGATGGTATTTCAGCACCGAGGAAATCGCACACACAAAAGGAACTTCCTTCGGCTCGCCAGGTTTCGCTACAAGTTCACCGCGCCTCGTATCCAACTGACTCGAATTTCACGGTCATGTTGGCAGTGTTCGGTCAGTTTCTAGACCACGATATAACGGCAACTGCTTTAACTACTTCTCAAGATGGCGAGTCTATTAATTGCTGTACAGTTCCATTAAGTACTCATCCAGAATGTTTTCCTGTGCCTTTGGAACGCAGTGATCCCTTTTACACATTATACAATGCCACTTGTATGAACTTTGTCAGATCCGCCGCTGCACCGACTGGGATCTACGGGCCGCGTCAGCAGCTCAACCAAGCCACTTCATTCATTGATGGTTCAGTAGTTTATGGAAACAGTGAACAGAGGCAAATGTCACTGCGCACGAGGAGGAATGGAACTCTGAGAATGTATATTACCCATGATGGAAGAGAGCTCCTTCCACTATCGACCAATCCCGATGATGGATGTAATCAGGAAGAGATGAATTCCGTGGGCAAGTACTGTTTCGAGTCTGGAGATGATCGTTCCAATGAGAATCTCTTACTCACCTCAATGCACCTGTTGTTTGCCAGGCATCACAATTATCTAGCTCGGGGCTTGCAGGCTGTAAATCCCCATTGGAATGATGAGACAGTTTTTCAGGAAGCTCGAAAAATTATAGGTGCACAAATGCAACACATAACCTACAATGAGTTCCTACCGATTCTCTTGGGCAAGAAGTTGGCCACAAAGATTGGGATAACTTCAGATCCACGATCGAATGTGGATACATATGATCCAAAAGTAGATGCAAGTATCGCGAACAATTTTGCCAGTGCAGCATTCAGATTTGCACATACTCTTCTACCG AGCCTGTTTCAAGCTACAAAGGACAATTCCACTCAAGGATCGATAGAACTGCATAAGATGCTTTTTAACCCGTACTCCCTATGGGCCGAACGTGGCATCGACAAGGCCATCGAGCTGAGCGTCAATAACCCGGTCTCGCGGGTTGATCGTTTTTTCTCCATAGAGCTGACGGAAAAACTCTTTGAGGGCACCACCACTGCTGAGGATCGTATTCCAATATGCGGTCTGGATTTGGTTTCTTTGAATATTCAGAGAGGTCGTGATCATGGTCTTCCGAGTTATCCGGTATTTCGTAAGCATTGTGGATTTCCGTCGATAAAAACTTGGAAAGATATGGAAGCTTCTATTGAACCGGAATCACTTAAATCCATCCGGGAAATTTATGC AACTCCAGACGATGTAGACTTCTACACCGGAGCTTTGAGTGAACCACCGATTGAGGGTTCAATATTTGGACCTGTTCTTACATGTATCGTTTCAGATCAATTTCTGCGAATAAAGAAAGGCGATTCTCATTGGTATGAGCGCAAAGTTGGCCCCCAAATATTTACTCCTC GTCAATTGAAGGAGatatacaaaactaaattaGCTCGAATAATTTGTCGCAATTCTGATGCAATTGATCGGACACGAGTTCTCGTTATGGAACGTCGCCcttctgaagaaaatatttttgctaattGCACAGAGTTaaggaatttcaatttttcaccaTGGAAGGAAAAAATCCGATCGACGAATTTGACTGCCGTGGCTTTTTCTAACAGTGAAACTCTTATAAGAGTAATGACAGTGGTAAATTCTACAATGccaccaaattttaaattatag